The following is a genomic window from Dama dama isolate Ldn47 chromosome 4, ASM3311817v1, whole genome shotgun sequence.
TCACCATGCTATAACTTACATCCctgggatttatttatttattttataaccagaagtttgtacctttaacCCACCTCCACCCTTCTGGCCCACCCCCTACTCCCTGTCTCTGGCAACCATCAACCTGTTTTTTGTATCTAtgagttcattttcattttctaaagattccacttgtaagtgagatcatacagtatttgtctttcgctgacttatttcacttagcattaatTTCCTCCAGTCCCATCCATGTGGTAGCAAATAGCAAGATACTCTTCTTTcatggctgaaaaatattcctttGTATCCACACTTTCatcgatggacacttaggttgcttccatgtctgcaGGGAACATTGGGGTGCCAATATCTTTTCGAGTTAGCGTTGTGTTTCCTTCAGAGAAATATCCAGAAGTGGCGTTGCTGTCACACGGAGCTGGGGCCGGGGGCGTGGCCAAGAAGAGTGAAAATAGGTCACTGGTGACTCCGCTGTGCTTCCCCTTTCACTCTTAGATGCTGCCAGGGTCCTTGAAGAGGGAAGACACATGAGGAAAGAGGTAAAAactattttgttctcttttgcaTTTGACAAGCATGCATGGAGCAGCTGCTGAAAGCCGGCACAAATTTCGGGGGGCTAGGAGCACAGAGGGGACTGTCTTCCCTTCGCCTGCCAGTGTGACAACAGGTAGTAGTGCCCTGTCTCTGAGCATCTCTCTGGCGAGTCTTCTGAGAGCAGGAGGGTGCCCTGCACTCACGGGGTGCCCAGGAGGGGAAAGTGGACACAGGGAGGCCAGCTCTGAGGTCTTGCGAGGCTCTACGCGGGCTGGTGTTGAGCAGAGCACAGGTCTGGAGCCTTTGCGCACAGCGCCGGCTGTCCCCAGCCTCCCCGCACCATCCCACCTCAGCAGCTTTCCAATTGCAGGCCCGGGGCCCACTCCTTGTGCCCCAGAGACCGCCTGAAGCTCCCTGGGGGTAAGCATGCAGCCTTGCTCTGAGAAGTGCCCCTCTCCCAGTGGCCTGGCATCCTCCAGCCAGTCCCTAATGAGGGTGTGCCTGGTGGCTGCTGGCAGAGGGGCACCCTGGCCCAACCCCTGGAGGCTAGTCTTTGCCACGAGGAATGGACGCTGGCCCTGGCCACAGCCCTTGTGGAAACCCGAAGGGGGCCCAAAGTGCATCCCTTGGAACACTGACCCTGGGACTAAAGGGTGTAAAATAGTTCCCCTGGCTAAAGAAGTTGGGGTCTTGTGCTATACTCTGAACTCCATGCTGGGAAATTCACGAGGCATATACAGTTGGtcaaagggcctgaaaaggtctATGCTAAAGAATcccatttcacattttttaatccGGCTTCTCTCAGATGGATATgaccttgaaaacatttttctctGTAATGTGATTAACACCTGCAGAGCTATATGGTCCCTGCGTGGAATGTCTACCCCATCCGTGCCCGGAGCATGACTTCTGGGCCTGGGAACAGGCCCCTTTCTTCCTTTCAGCCAGCAGCCTAGCTTTCCCCACGCTGGTCGTGGACATCCAACAGTCCTTAGCCTAAGCCATGCAACCGGAGGAGATAAACAGCCAGAGCTGTTGGGGGCAGGGGCGCTGATGTGTGGGAACTGttggctgggcagggagggggtgggaggagacgaAGGTCTGGGCTGAGACAGGAGACACACTCTGTTGACCCGTCCTGgtgcccaccaccaccccccaccacccccccaggGACAGGCCTGAAGGGCGCAACCATGCAAATTGGGACTTAAATTAAACTCTATGTAAATGTAACTCTATGTAAAAGTCTAGTGAGTTAGCTGTCCAGCTCATTGCGTGcgtgtgcgcgtgcacacacacacacaggcagcgGTTGCACATGGGTGGCCCTTGGACTACCTCTAGCCCACAGACAGGTTTTGTTTGACCAGAGtggtatttatttgttttgttttgttttgttttcaaagcaAGACACAAAACTCTGGcttcttgctgcttttaaaacaGTAGAAGATAGGGCAGTGCTGGGCTCACATTCCCACTTGACTGGAACTGAGATAGGCATGGCCTTTACTCAAGGCTGGTGTCCCCACCTGGTTGATAGTTTCCTACCGAGCCCAGGGTACGGGGCAGTGGGGGCGGTGCTCTGAGTGGTCCTTTGGACCACATTCTCCTGAGTCCTCTCAGATCCATCTAAATGCTCTCCTGGCATCATACTTAATGACTGGCTTTagagttgttgtgtttttttttctcttggtcttTAAAATCAGAGTTTGGCCCTGTCTCTTTCCTATGTGAAACCCTTCCTTGGTTGCCCCAAGGTAAGCTCCAAGTCACCTAGGGCCTGGCATTTGAGGTGCTCAGCAGTTTGGTGCCACTCAAAGTTTAAGAGCTGACCAGCAAGTTTATAGAAGTTTGGATGGATGGTtgattggatggatggatggtctggaagaaaggaagaaatgctaGTCCTCCATGGTGTTGGGCTGATGGGAGAGGCATGGCATATCCCAAAAAGGCCCATGAGCTTCTAGAATTCCCTATCCTGCTGTGCAACCAGTCACTGTCCTCCTGGGATCAGGGAAAAGGGGTTGGCGTAGGTGCACAAGAAGAGCTGTCTGGAAGATGTCAGCGACCAGGTGGCTCAAAGACAAACTCTTCCTGGCCCAGGCTCCTGCCTAGACACAGCACCATGCATCTCCTTGGCCCTTCGCTCCTGCTTCTTGGTAAGGATGGCGGTCTCGGTGGGTCCTTGGGTCTGGGCTGATGGTGGGAgccggaggaggaggaaagacagGGGCAGAGAAGAGTAAATGTGGGGCAGGGTGGAGACAggcagtgtgtatatatatatatctgtgtgtgtgtgtgtgtgtttgggcttccaaggtggcgttagtagtaaagaacatgcttgccaaggcaggagacataagagacgcgggttcgatccctgggttggaagatcccctggaggaggtcatgacaactcactccagtattcctgcctggaggatccccatagacagaggagcctgtcaggctacagtccatggggtcacaaggagtcggacatgactgaagcgacttagcacgcatgcacgtgcatatccaggggatcttcccaacgtagggcttgaacctgggtctcccgcaacacaggcagattctttaccatctgagccaccagggaagctcatatgtgtgtgtgtgtgtgtgtgtgtgtgtgtgtgtgtgtgtgtgtatacacacacacacctctccctctccctccctgcttctTCAGGGGAAATTCTTTATTCCTTTGAAAGTTCTCAGTGTCCCTCAGTAATGTTTTCTGTTCACTTTGGTGGGTTCCaggatatttggttttctctgacTCAACTTATAATGCCTGGACGTTTAAGCATCCTAAGACCCTCTATGCCTGGGATGGAGCCTGCGTCTGGATCCCTTGCACATACAGTTCGCTAAAGGGTAGTGGACACATCCTAGATAACCTGACTGTGTACCACAATTTTACATATAACAAGATGGCCAAGAACTACATTGGGACCATCCTCTATTCTAAGAACCTGACAACTGAGGAGTCTACCTCCAGTCAGGAAAGGGTACGATTCCTGGGAAACCGCAGAAACAACTGTACGCTCCTCATCAATCCTGTCAGAGTCAATGACAGCGGTCTTCTGGGGCTGAGGGTGATGTCGAGGACTGACAAATGGATGGCGTCTCTAAACCTCAGCATCTCTGGTAAGGCCCTGAGGATGGGTCCCTTTGTCTCAGCAGGCAGGATGGTGGGGAAACATCCGACTCCTGGGACCGATCACAAACTGGGCTGCCTGCAGAGGCCAGACGGGGATGCCAGAGGGTCACCAGGGTGGCTGAAGGGCCCCATGGTACCCATGGCAAACTGGAGTGTGGGCGTTCACCCCTCCTTGAGCAGACTGCCTGACACTCAGCTCCTGTACATTCTAGAATCTGGCTTCCGGGTTGCCTGATTTTTCCAGAGAACATGGAGATCTGAATTTTCAAGGGAAACCTCCCAACGCGTTAATGTGAGGGATTAATTCTAATTAGCCCTTTGCGGCTACCTGACACACGGATAGGGTATGAACACAGGTGTGGGGCCCCCACCCCAGACGGCATGCTCACTCTGTTCCACAGCCTGTGGATTTGGTGGGTGGTTCTCTGCAGCCCTATGTTTGGGGTGAGAGGTGCCACAGCATCTCTGAGGCATCATGAGGGTGACCCAGCCCCGGGGACAGCAGAGACTGGCTGCACAACAGGCCTCTCCACTAAAGGAGAGTAAACACTGATAAGGCAAACACCAGGGCGTGTGACTGAAGTAAGCACAAAACATAAGACACAGTTCCTCAGGAGGATCAGCTTTCACAAGCCCTTTCAGAGGGTATTCCGGCTGAGCAGAGAAAGGCCGGCCCGGAGAGAGGGGACGAAGTGGCCGGGGATTCCTGATGGGTTATGTGGGGCAGGGTGTCGAAAGTGGGTCCATCTCTCAGGCTTCCAGCATGGTCcctgctctttttgtttttctttttttaagaaaggttTTACTGAGATATGTCTAATACAACTCACCTACtaaaagtgttcagttcagtgttTTTTAGTGTTATTTATAGACATGTTCAACCAttaccacagtcaattttagaacattttcatcaccacagAAAGAACTGCAGTGCCTTCATCTGTCActcctgtgatggttaatttgtGTGTAGATATGGCTGGGCTACAGTAGGCTGGAATGTGATCGAacattattttggattttttatgAAGATGTTTTTAGATAagattaatatttcttttatttttaaaaacgtatttaattggaggatagttactttacaatattgtgatggtttttgccatacatcagtatgaactgGTCACAGGTATACAGGcatcccctccatcctgaacccccctcccacctccctccccaccctatctgCCCAGGTTGTACAAAGAGCATTGCTGTGGGTGCCCTGCTTCACACACCAAACGCAcacaggttatccattttacatatggcagtgtatatgtttcagggctactctctcaaatcatcccaccctctccttctcccactgagtccctgCTCTTTTGCAGAGAGGGCTCCTCAACCCCACATAGAGCTCCCTCAGGAAATCCGGGAGGACCAGGAAGTCACTGCCACCTGCTCCCTGAATTTCGCCTGCCATGATTACCAGATCCATCTGCGGTGGTCTCTGGAGGGGTCTGTGACCACTTCTACCATCCTCTCCACTGAGACAGTCACCACCCAGAGCAGCCTCCATTTCCAGCCCAACTGGACTCATGATGGCAAGAACCTGACCTGCCAGCTCTGGGACCCCATGAAAAAGCGGCTACTCTCGGAGAAAACAGTGTTGCTGGAAGTGAAGTGTGAGTCTCCCCGATGCTCCTGTGGGAGGGACGAGGGTCCTGTCATCTCTTCACCCCCTCAAAGGGGCATGGGAGCTCAGAGAAGGAAGCGTGATGGGTCTGTGGGCTCCCGCAGATGGGAATGGTCCAGGCAGAGCTGCGGCACCTCCtctatctttcccatcatcagcgCTGGTGTTTCAGGGTACGGATTCATGTTGGcatctgcttcccaggtggctctcgtggtaaagaacccacctggccaagcaggagacataagagatgcagctttgatccctgggtcgggaagatctcctggaagagggcatggcaatccactccagaattcttacctggagaatccccctggacagaggagcctgacaggctacagtccatagggtcacaaagagttggacacgactaaagcgactgagcacgcacacatgccagtcaaacagaataaaataatttaatctaTCCTCAAGCCATGACATGATTTGGGGATCACTTGGCTAAGGGTTTTTTGTTCCCCTGGGGGGATGGGGTGAAGAATTTTTTTCACATCATTACTGgagcctcattcattcattcaataaatatttattgtgaacCTACTAGGCGCTAAGCCATATTATGGCTGCCAGGCATAGAGCAGTGAGCAAAGTTCTTGCCCATGTGGAACTAGCATTGCAGTGGGGGACAGGAGAGCAAATAGATGATCAGGGGAATACAGAACATAATTGTAGGTGGTACTAAGTGTAGTTAAGaaaaaatagggacttccttggtggtccagtggttaagactctgccttgcaatgcagggggcatgggttcagtctctagtcagggaactaagatcccacatggtggaGAGCAGCTAAGCTCATGTGCCAAAACCAgaaagtccatgtgctgcaactagagagtccgtgctccacaactagagagtccatgtgctgcaacaaaagatcccacatgatgcaacaatGACCCATGTCCTGCAACTAAGTCCCAactcagtcaaataaataaatatctaaaaagggaaaaagtaaaaggaaatcagGGCTGGGACAGAGAGTGAAGGGTGGAGGCTGAACTCAGTGAAGGAAGCTGAGACTCAGTGAAGGGAGGGACTGAGGCGGGCATACAGTATCTTTGTAAGAAGAGCATTCCAGGGAGAGGGAAGAACAAGTCCAAGACCTTGAGGTAGGAACTTGGCATGTCTGCATCAGAGCAAGGGGCTCTCAACCTTGGCAAGGTGTCCAAGGGGCCCAATGGTAGGAAAGGAAGGCCGAGAGGGACTGGGACACTAGATCTCAGGGGCTGCAGTGAGGGGTTTGGGTTTTTCTCTAAGTGTGGAATCCACCGAACGGCTTCAAGCAGGGGAGTGGCAAGCTCTGATGGATCGTCCTGGGAATACTGCTGGCTGCTGGCAGAGACCAGAGCTTTGGGGACTGGGGTTGGGGGGAACAGAGAGATGACTTGGGAGACTGTGACAGTCCCCTGGTGCTTGGACCAGCCCACCTTTGTTGACAAGGGCAACAGGGAGTGGCTCCAGACTCTCGTCCTGTGTAGGCTGCTACTTTATCAGAATAAAAGGGCTGCAACTTCTCAGCACTTAACACCCTCGGAGAATTCCCTACCCCTTCTGCACTGTCCTCTGCTCCTCCAGATGCACCAAAGTTGAAGATCCAGGTCAGCCCCGAAGAAGCCACCGTCACAGAGGGAGAGTCTGTGACCATGAGGTGCCAGGTCATGGGCAGCAACCCACCGCACGGGACTGTGTCCTGGTTCAAGGACAGGACTCGACTGAAGGAGCAGGGGACAACAGTCACTCTGCCCGAAGTGACCAGGACGATGAGCGGGCAGTACACGTGCCAGGTCTCCAATGAAGTGGGCACAAGACGGTCAGATGTGGTGGATCTCCAGGTGCACTGTGAGCCTCCCGGGAGCTGcaaaaggggcaggctgggggcagCAGGGGCACCACCCAAGCCCTCAGGAGGGGACCCATAGAGGCCTCTGttcaccccacccccccgcctcGACCCCTTCTTCCAGATGCTCCAGAACCTTCCTCGGTTCAGATCTCCCCCTCGTCAATTAAAGAAGGAGTCACAGTAGAGCTGGCTTGTATATCGGCAGCCAACCCTCCTCCAGCTAATTACACCTGGTACTTCAATGGCCAAGAAATGCTTGGAAAGAACAGCAGGACCTTCCAGATCCCTCAAGTCCTCGTCAAGCATGCTGGGAGGTACTCCTGCTTGGCAGAAAATAGTCTTGGGCCTGGATCTGTTGACCAGGAAGCTGACTTGGACGTCCAGTGTGAGTAGTCACAGAGGAAATAGAAGAGTCCGAGAAGGGACAGCAAGTGGAAACCAGGGGCTCCTGACAGATGAGCTTCTGGGAGGCGGGCGTTGTGCTATTGTTCACAGTCGTGTCCTCAGCACCAGAACAGGGCCTGGCTCGTGGGAGGTGCTCAGTAGatgtttgttgactgaatgaatggcAAGCTGCCAGGGTTCCGTGAGGGACACGGAGACTGGGCGTCGCTAAGCAGCGGCTGAGTCCCTGGAGGGGTCCTGAAGTTTTCGAGAACTGGGGCAAAATGCCTTGTTACCTCTCTGTCATCTGGCCCTGTTTAGCACCAGTGAGTCTTGTCACTGAGCAGAGCCCAGGACAAAGAGAGtccctggatttgatccttggacCCTGGGGTGTCATAGTATGGGCCAAATACACTGGATATCCAAATCCTGGAATCTAGACAACGGATATGGTTTACACTAGTAGCAGCAATGTGTTTACCACCTGCCATGTGGCTCTAATGGCCTCCTCTCACTCCATCCTCACAATGGTTCCACAAGGTTAGCTACTCACAGGACCCCATCTGACAGATGAGTAAACTCAGGCCTGCAGCTTCCAAGTGGCAGGATccagcagtctggctccagagttatgcttttcttttttaaatgaacgCCCTTGCTATATGACCAAGCCTTGACAGTCCCCAGACCCATGCAGAGATCCACAAACAGCAGCCCCTCCTTGCTCAGCACCATACGTATATACTCTGCCCAGAACTgtgctcttaaccactgcaccaccctgCCTCTAACCACAACCAGGCCAAATGGCCAGGGCAAGAGGGAAGCTCAAGACTTCCCTCAGCTAACTGATAAACTGCGTCAATGCAGGGCAtggggagagcagagaggaagcCGGAAGGAACAAATACTGATATTAGAGGTGGCTGTCTTTTCTTCATCCATCTCTCTGGTTTTCTCCCAGATCCCCCCAAGGGGGTCACCACGGTGATTCAAAACCCCACACCGATTCGAGAAGGAGACAGTGTGACCCTGTCCTGCACCTTCAATTCCAGTAACCCCAGAGTTACTCGATATAACTGGAACAGCCCAGGCTCCCAGGACCAAACATCACAGGAGAAGCTGACGATTCGAAAAGTCACGTGGGACGCAGCGCCAGTCAAATGCGAAGCCTGTAACCAGTGGTGTTCGTGGTCTCCCTCTGTCAACCTGAACGTCCACTGTGAGTGCCCCAGGCCGGGGGGAACTGGAGGGGGTGGGCCAGCTGGGATAACGAGGTTCTAAGAGTGAGGAGCCTGAAGCCTGGACCACAGTCCTCACTGAGAACTGAGGGATGAGAGTCAGGCCTCAGAGCCAAGGGGAGAGGGAGTCCTGGGGACAGAAGGACAGAAGGAGGGAAAGGGACCCCAGAGATTAGTCTGAGGTCTTTGCTTTCCAGATGCTCCCAAGGACGTCAACATCCAGATCAGCCCTCATACAGAGGTCCGATCTGGGGATCAGGTCCTCCTCCGGTGTGAGTTCTCAAGTAGCCATCCCGAGGATGTCCACTTCTTCTGGAAGAAAGATGGAAGCCTTCTGAAGAAACAGAAGACACTTACCTTTGACTCCATCTCTCCAGAAGATTCGGGAACCTACCACTGCTTGGTCAACAACTCCATTGGACAGACCTCATCTGAGGCCTGCGAGCTCCGAGTGCTCTGTGAGTGGCTGGAGCAGGAGGCAGAGATGGGCAGAGGACCAGAGACCTGAATCCTGACTTTGCTTGTCCTGCAGATGCTCCCAGGAGGCTGCGTGTGTCCATCAGCCCGAAAGACGGCGTGGTGGAGGGGAAGATGGCAGTCCTGACCTGTGAGAGCGACGCCaaccctgccccctcccactACAACTGGTTTGATGGGAATAACCAAGACCTCCACCATTACGGTCAGACGCTGAGGTTGGAGCCCGTGAAGCTGCAGCACTCAGGCAGCTACTGGTGCCGGGGGGCCAACCGTCTGGGCCAGAGCCAGTCGCCCCCCACCACCCTCACTGTCTACTGTAAGggccccttcttctccttctcggGCCCTGGCCACTCCTGGGGTTTCCTCCTTGGCTGTGTTGCTGTGTGTTCAGACCACATCCCTGACCCTGCCCTGCCACCCTCCCTCTCCTGCAGGGCCCCCCTGCTCCACACACAGCTCTTCCATCTTCCTTTTCCTGCTCAGTCTCTGCAGACTCCAGGATGACTGCCTCTCTGCCTGCCCCTCTCCTTCCAGACACCCTGAGCTCCTATTGGttccctctctctgcccctccctctgTGTCTCACCCTTGATAGGCTGCTTGTTtctatcttttgattttttttttttagtgttttttgtttttaaagacaatGCAAgtacatggtaaaaaaaaaaaagaaagaaacagcatgAAAGGGTAAATAGTGGAAGGAACAGTCACTTCTCCTTTTTTGCTCCCTGAGAActctgcctcctctcctccctcgaGGCTTTCACTGTTGGCTGGGTATGTCTCCTTGCAGAAATATTCTGTTCGTGCACAATAGGCCTCTAGAGACCCATGTCCATACACCCTTCTTTGTCACTTAGATGGTGAAAGAGCTCACACATTGCATtgaattttcctttcttcatgtaatgggggcttccctggtggctcagatggtaaagaatctgcctgcaatcctggagacccaggttcgatgcctgggccaggaagatccctgggagaagggaatggcaacccactccagtactcctatgtggagaattccatggacagagaggcctagcagcctacagtctgtggggtctcaaaaagtctaacatgactgagcggctaacactttcaccttccaTGTAATAACAGCACTTGGAGATTGTTCTAGATTTGTGCGTAAATAGGTGTCTGAAGAATCTGGAAACATAGGGGGAAGTATTTACTTACTGTGTTTTTTCAGATTAGTGATTGGAGCCtctaaatttaaatttacagGATCATCACCACTCATTGGCTAAAGGGAGCCAATCTGAGGATGCCATTCAGAAAAGTAGCTTAAAACCACGTTCCCTAGGTCTTCCCTCCGCAGACACCCTGAGACCTGCTTCTTTTCCTTAGGGTGCAATGTTGAAAAACTATGTGCCCAGTGCCCTCCTCAAGGCTGGACACAGTCTCCTGCTCCGGGCACACCCACAAGGAGAATTGTAGACTAGGTTCTCTCCTGGACTCACTGGGTTGAAGGACAAGTGACTTTAAGTAAAGCCAAGTggcccttggggcttcccaggtggtgcaatgcaggaaatgcaacatccctgggtcaggaatatcccctggaggagggcgtggcaacccactccagtattcttgcccggagaatcccatggacagaggagcctggagggctacagtccacggggtcgcaaagagttgaacacaattgaagtgacctagcacacgcTCACACTCAAGAGACCTTCTGATGAGACGGTACCATTTATGAGGGTCGCGTGCTCTTTGTGTGCCCAAGTCTGTCACAAAGCAGGcgctcctcttgaaaacggactGCACTTCCCTTCTAATGAGATGTCCAGAGGGCAGGGCCggcttctccctctttttctgaGTCACATGCCCAGGGCGTGGAGGAGTCTCCCAGGCTAGAAGGACAGTGGCCTCGCAGAGAGAAGCCGAGGATGCCTCCCAGGCAAGTGGTGGAGCAGGCCTGCTCCCCGACTGAGGCTGTGTCACCCACTGACGGACCTCCCTTCTCCATCAGACAGCGCGGCCACCATCAGCAGACGTGCGGCCTTGGGAGTGGGGTTCTGCCTGGCCATCTTCCTTCTGGCCATCTGGGGAGTCAAGCTTCAGCGGAAGTGAGTGCCTCCCACCGCCCGCCTCCTTTGCTTTGCCTCCCCCATCCCAGTGGGTGGGTCCCTGGTCACTCAGCCCTGCAGCCCCCAACATGCCAGGTCCTCAGGGCACTCTCCCCAGGCCCTTTGTCCTCCCTGATCATGTCTTTATTTCTCAGCTGGAAGAGGATTCAGAGACAGCAGGGCCTTCAGGAAAGTTCCAGTGGACAGAGCTTCTTTGTGAGGAATATAAAGGTAGGAGGGCAGAAAGAGGAAATGCAGGGCAGGTCTTGAAGTCAAGAAAGAAGCAAAGTGGAAAATCAATTAtgtgtcaattaaaaaaataaaaaagaactttcctggcggtccaggggttaagacttcgccttccagttcAGGGCATGTtgagttccatccttggtcaggtagctaggatcccacatgccacaggaccaACAAACCGAAACATAagccagaagcaatattgtaacaaattcaataaagactttaaaaaggatggtccacatgaaaaaaaaatctttaaaaagaaacacagtgGACATGGGTGATAGAGTActgtggaggtgggtgggggagctAGGATGGGGAGCGGAGTGGTAAGAGCTGaaattttgtctttctctcaGGCTAGAAGGACCCCCCAAGCTGAACGCCCCCACTCCCTGGGGTGCTACAACCCGGTGATGGAAGATGCAGTCAGCTATGCTACCTTGAGCTTTCCTCTTGGCGAGACTGATACACAGAGACTTAGGTACCAGGGGGGTGTCACCTGCACCCTGGGAGGGCCATGGGGTAGGGCTCCCGTCTTGCCTTCCTCTTTGCTTCATCTTCTCATTCCAGCTCTAtaacaatcccctggagaacagtcGAGGGAACTGGATCTATGCCTTCAAGCTGGGGCCAGTCTCCCTCACCAAGGTTGAGGCTTCatgaaacatacacacatacggtCACTAGGTGGACACCTGAGCTCCTGCTCTGAACACTGGACATCACACACAGGGCGCTTGAGAGGCTGGGGGTGCTCTTAGGGGCTGGGGGAGTTGGAAAAAGGAGCAAATGGCATGCAAAAGTCTTCACCTATGGTTATCGATCTGCCTTCCCTCTCAGAGACGCAGAGAGCTCAGAGATGAGGGAAATTCCCCCAAGCAGGGACGACAGTGTCACCTATGCTGTGGTGCAGAACCATCAAGTGGTGAGAGGCAGGGCTGTGGGAGGCGGGCGGAGGGGGGACCTGGCCTCGCCCCTGAGTCCCAGACGGGAAGGACCCGGGTGGGCTCCGTGGTGGCAGAGGCTGAGCAGTGGGGAGGGCTGCCCAGGCCCCGGCATGGTCAGAGCCCGGGCAGGTGCCTCCCAGTTACAGAGGTTGGCTGTGGCCAGTTTCCAGACAAGAGGGCTTCGTCTTGGGCCCTTGGaccccagggtgggggtggggggagccgggAGGGAAGGGGCAGTGGGAGTGGACAGTGGGAGGCTGCTCACCACACTGTGGCTTCCTCAGGCCGACTATGAGAACGTGACTCCGGAGGTCCTAGACGATGAGGGCATTCATTACTCGGAGCTGGTCCACTTTGGGAATGGGAAGCGGGCGCTGGCCCAGGAAGGAGTGGAATACGTGATCCTCAAGCACTGATGGGCCAAAACCTTCTCAGCCCCCACTGCTCTGCTGGGGCATTATACATGTGCACGCACTCATGCGTGGTTATTGCAAACCCAGCTGGTGCAGAGAACTTTGTACGTGGCCCAGACACGGTCTCCCTTCTTAGCACTGGTA
Proteins encoded in this region:
- the CD22 gene encoding B-cell receptor CD22 isoform X5; this encodes MVWKKGRNASPPWCWADGRGMAYPKKAHELLEFPILLCNQSLSSWDQGKGVGVGAQEELSGRCQRPGGSKTNSSWPRLLPRHSTMHLLGPSLLLLGYLVFSDSTYNAWTFKHPKTLYAWDGACVWIPCTYSSLKGSGHILDNLTVYHNFTYNKMAKNYIGTILYSKNLTTEESTSSQERVRFLGNRRNNCTLLINPVRVNDSGLLGLRVMSRTDKWMASLNLSISERAPQPHIELPQEIREDQEVTATCSLNFACHDYQIHLRWSLEGSVTTSTILSTETVTTQSSLHFQPNWTHDGKNLTCQLWDPMKKRLLSEKTVLLEVKYPPKGVTTVIQNPTPIREGDSVTLSCTFNSSNPRVTRYNWNSPGSQDQTSQEKLTIRKVTWDAAPVKCEACNQWCSWSPSVNLNVHYAPKDVNIQISPHTEVRSGDQVLLRCEFSSSHPEDVHFFWKKDGSLLKKQKTLTFDSISPEDSGTYHCLVNNSIGQTSSEACELRVLYAPRRLRVSISPKDGVVEGKMAVLTCESDANPAPSHYNWFDGNNQDLHHYGQTLRLEPVKLQHSGSYWCRGANRLGQSQSPPTTLTVYYSAATISRRAALGVGFCLAIFLLAIWGVKLQRNWKRIQRQQGLQESSSGQSFFVRNIKARRTPQAERPHSLGCYNPVMEDAVSYATLSFPLGETDTQRLRDAESSEMREIPPSRDDSVTYAVVQNHQVADYENVTPEVLDDEGIHYSELVHFGNGKRALAQEGVEYVILKH
- the CD22 gene encoding B-cell receptor CD22 isoform X1, whose product is MVWKKGRNASPPWCWADGRGMAYPKKAHELLEFPILLCNQSLSSWDQGKGVGVGAQEELSGRCQRPGGSKTNSSWPRLLPRHSTMHLLGPSLLLLGYLVFSDSTYNAWTFKHPKTLYAWDGACVWIPCTYSSLKGSGHILDNLTVYHNFTYNKMAKNYIGTILYSKNLTTEESTSSQERVRFLGNRRNNCTLLINPVRVNDSGLLGLRVMSRTDKWMASLNLSISERAPQPHIELPQEIREDQEVTATCSLNFACHDYQIHLRWSLEGSVTTSTILSTETVTTQSSLHFQPNWTHDGKNLTCQLWDPMKKRLLSEKTVLLEVKYAPKLKIQVSPEEATVTEGESVTMRCQVMGSNPPHGTVSWFKDRTRLKEQGTTVTLPEVTRTMSGQYTCQVSNEVGTRRSDVVDLQVHYAPEPSSVQISPSSIKEGVTVELACISAANPPPANYTWYFNGQEMLGKNSRTFQIPQVLVKHAGRYSCLAENSLGPGSVDQEADLDVQYPPKGVTTVIQNPTPIREGDSVTLSCTFNSSNPRVTRYNWNSPGSQDQTSQEKLTIRKVTWDAAPVKCEACNQWCSWSPSVNLNVHYAPKDVNIQISPHTEVRSGDQVLLRCEFSSSHPEDVHFFWKKDGSLLKKQKTLTFDSISPEDSGTYHCLVNNSIGQTSSEACELRVLYAPRRLRVSISPKDGVVEGKMAVLTCESDANPAPSHYNWFDGNNQDLHHYGQTLRLEPVKLQHSGSYWCRGANRLGQSQSPPTTLTVYYSAATISRRAALGVGFCLAIFLLAIWGVKLQRNWKRIQRQQGLQESSSGQSFFVRNIKARRTPQAERPHSLGCYNPVMEDAVSYATLSFPLGETDTQRLRDAESSEMREIPPSRDDSVTYAVVQNHQVADYENVTPEVLDDEGIHYSELVHFGNGKRALAQEGVEYVILKH